The Vicia villosa cultivar HV-30 ecotype Madison, WI linkage group LG1, Vvil1.0, whole genome shotgun sequence genome includes a region encoding these proteins:
- the LOC131605619 gene encoding uncharacterized protein LOC131605619, with translation MDGRGGCCIVRNATGAYDMSTMERIMLRFRPIAPKPSVAGTGTRTGNTASEGSSSESGDAFYQTSRARRKYVKQNSTPEKRRIRRKKTVSSTHPVPVTLPLLPETPDPKESPARDLTLTGENKNMPPCQWLSFENHNKVVTVDPVTKCYYSSVTVECVMDAWVEGEGLGSTDEEKRMKMSVDTCPGFISDGYGRVTWTNGAYREMMGEGGVGLLMKVSGVVLSPSFTCRVRVVQFECGSGRERNSLTLPCDVWRMDFGGFAWRLDVKAALSLRLGC, from the coding sequence atGGACGGAAGAGGAGGTTGTTGTATAGTCAGAAATGCAACTGGTGCATACGATATGTCAACCATGGAAAGAATAATGCTTAGGTTTCGCCCTATCGCTCCGAAACCTTCAGTTGCCGGAACCGGAACCAGAACCGGAAACACCGCTTCTGAAGGCTCTTCTTCAGAGAGCGGTGATGCTTTTTACCAAACTAGCAGAGCTAGGAGAAAGTACGTCAAACAAAACAGTACTCCTGAGAAACGAAGGATCCGCCGGAAGAAAACCGTTTCTTCAACGCATCCGGTGCCGGTAACTCTTCCTTTACTTCCGGAAACTCCCGATCCAAAGGAGTCTCCGGCGAGAGATCTAACCCTAACTGGAGAAAATAAAAACATGCCACCGTGTCAGTGGCTGAGTTTCGAGAACCACAACAAGGTAGTAACGGTGGATCCGGTTACGAAGTGCTATTATTCGAGCGTGACGGTGGAGTGCGTGATGGACGCGTGGGTGGAGGGAGAGGGACTAGGGAGTACGGacgaagaaaagagaatgaagaTGAGCGTGGACACGTGTCCGGGGTTTATATCGGACGGTTACGGGAGAGTGACGTGGACAAACGGTGCGTATAGGGAGATGATGGGTGAGGGAGGTGTAGGGTTGTTGATGAAAGTAAGTGGCGTGGTTCTGTCTCCGTCGTTCACGTGTAGGGTTAGAGTGGTGCAGTTTGAATGtgggagtggaagggagagaaaCTCTCTTACCCTACCTTGTGATGTGTGGAGAATGGATTTTGGTGGGTTTGCATGGAGGTTAGATGTTAAAGCTGCTCTTAGCTTGCGATTGGGTTGCTAA